In Amycolatopsis sp. FBCC-B4732, the genomic stretch TGAACGCCGGTGACACCGTCCTGATCCTGGAGTCGATGAAGATGGAGCTGCCCGCCGTGAGCGAAATGGCCGGCACGCTGACCAGCCTCGTCGTCGCCAAGGGTGACCGGGTCCAGCAGGGCGACGTCCTCGGGACGGTCGAGTAACCGTGTCGACGCTCGCCGAACTGCTCGCCGA encodes the following:
- a CDS encoding biotin/lipoyl-binding carrier protein, coding for MAEIRAEMVGTVLEVVAAPGTALNAGDTVLILESMKMELPAVSEMAGTLTSLVVAKGDRVQQGDVLGTVE